A genome region from Cucumis sativus cultivar 9930 chromosome 4, Cucumber_9930_V3, whole genome shotgun sequence includes the following:
- the LOC105435330 gene encoding bZIP transcription factor 60, giving the protein MDEDLHFSDLIGQIDCNFFDEFPEVEFPVVQDSASPDSISSWINHIENALLNDDEDNAPSLPTPSHDFCDSFLADLLVDSHEQPSVIDFDSNASDCGNDLTNSQKEDVHKVSPAAPTDDCCGSFVADVLADAHGRSSGVDAVVDVLSNASNCGDDSNNSQKEKVDAASIDESVGEDDDAVSKKRRRQLRNRDAAVRSRERKKMYVKDLEMKSKFLEGECRRLGRLLQCYCAENQALRFSLQMGGASGVSMTKQESAVLLLESLLLGSLLWLMGTVCLFTLPPLPQSTLEPVPKVRMEKEGPGSAPLNERENNNSIYSYSSLQSRRCKAARTRMKPSMLDAILGASSALISI; this is encoded by the exons atgGATGAGGATCTCCACTTCTCTGACTTAATCGGGCAGATTGATTGCAACTTCTTTGATGAATTCCCGGAGGTGGAATTCCCTGTTGTCCAGGACTCGGCATCCCCCGACTCTATTTCTTCCTGGATCAACCATATAGAAAACGCCTTATTGAATGACGATGAAGACAACGCCCCTTCCCTTCCTACTCCTTCTCATGATTTCTGTGATAGTTTTTTGGCTGACCTTCTCGTAGACTCTCATGAACAACCCTCCGTAATCGACTTCGATTCCAATGCCTCCGACTGTGGTAACGATTTAACCAATTCCCAGAAAGAGGATGTACATAAGGTTTCTCCCGCCGCACCAACAGACGATTGCTGTGGTAGTTTTGTGGCTGATGTACTTGCAGATGCACATGGGAGGTCCTCTGGGGTTGATGCTGTTGTCGATGTTCTTTCCAATGCTTCCAATTGCGGTGATGACTCCAACAATTCCCAGAAGGAGAAGGTCGACGCAGCGAGCATCGATGAGAGTGTAGGTGAAGATGATGATGCTGTCTCCAAGAAGCGAAGAAG GCAGCTGAGAAATAGGGATGCCGCAGTAAGATCTAGGGAGAGGAAAAAGATGTACGTAAAGGATCTAGAGATGAAGAGTAAATTTCTTGAAGGTGAATGCCGGAGATTGGGGCGTTTGCTTCAGTGTTACTGTGCTGAGAATCAAGCCTTACGCTTTAGTCTACAGATGGGAGGTGCTTCTGGTGTTTCAATGACCAAGCAGGAGTCTGCTGTGCTCTTGTTGG AATCCCTGCTGTTGGGTTCCCTGCTGTGGTTAATGGGCACCGTTTGCCTGTTCACCCTCCCTCCACTTCCACAATCAACTCTGGAACCTGTTCCAAAAGTGAGAATGGAAAAAGAAGGTCCAGGAAGCGCGCCTCTCAACgagagagaaaataacaaTTCCATATACTCATACTCATCATTACAATCTAGGAGGTGCAAAGCGGCGAGAACAAGGATGAAACCAAGTATGTTGGATGCGATACTTGGGGCTAGTTCGGCtcttatttcaatttaa
- the LOC101209215 gene encoding mitotic spindle checkpoint protein BUBR1, producing the protein MEDARIQELDPETEFLCSKRKTQNDWELFKENVRPLKRGRNISILNNALKSHTDNHIKKSLLENRRKLIEAIDDYKGDDPLQPWLECIKWVQEAYPAGGDFSGLVLIYEQCVRTFWHSDRYKEDLRYLKVWLEYAENCFDAEVIFNFLHANAIGTTHSAYYISYALHLESKAKTKAANDIFNLGISRNAQPMDKLKDVYRMFLTRSMQRPKVAEESMEKSLPVRSFGTVLSNPEHRPHTMGNFQPTRKNMKAERPYLAPLDVYDDSKVVSTSHLELDASKTHLNSWTILGSRRERNKENNALPSKWTSHKIPQRIGSRVGGASTSASLEVFVDEECEEPAHNLELNEGGKSSTTHLRQVDGRNYKRETDLLRQNPLRNFPSNSFR; encoded by the exons ATGGAAGACGCTAGGATACAGGAATTGGACCCAGAAACTGAGTTCCTTTGCTCCAAGCGTAAGACTCAGAACGACTGGGAACTCTTCAAGGAGAACGTCAGACCTCTGAAGAGGGGTCGCAATATCAGCATCTTGAACAATGCCCTCAAATCGCACACCGATAATCATATCAAGAAATCCCTCCTTGAAAATCGAAG GAAATTGATTGAGGCCATCGATGACTACAAAGGCGACGATCCCCTGCAGCCATGGCTCGA GTGTATTAAATGGGTTCAAGAAGCATATCCAGCTGGCGGTGATTTCTCTGGACTAGTTTTGATATACGAACAATGTGTGCGGACATTTTGGCATTCAGACCGCTACAAGGAAGATCTCCGTTATTTGAAAGTGTGGCTCGAATAT GCTGAAAATTGTTTCGATGCGGAagtcatatttaattttctgcATGCGAATGCGATTGGGACTACACATTCTGCATATTACATATCGTATGCTCTGCATTTGGAATCTAAAGCTAAAACAAAGGCTGcaaatgacatttttaatcTTGGTATTTCAAG GAACGCTCAGCCAATGGACAAATTGAAGGATGTTTATAGAATGTTTCTTACACGCTCAATGCAAAGACCAAAAGTAGCCGAA GAGTCGATGGAAAAGAGCCTGCCAGTTCGTAGCTTTGGAACTGTACTTTCCAATCCCGAGCACC GGCCTCATACAATGGGCAATTTCCAGCCGACCAGGAAAAACATGAAAGCAGAAAG GCCATATCTAGCTCCACTTGATGTTTATGATGATTCAAAAGTCGTGAGTACTTCACACCTCGAGCTAGATGCGTCAAAGACACATTTGAATTCTTGGACAATACTAGGGAGTCGAAGGgagagaaataaagaaaacaacgCACTTCCTTCCAAATGGACTTCACACAAG ATACCACAAAGGATTGGATCCAGGGTTGGGGGAGCGAGTACAAGTGCATCGTTAGAGGTGTTTGTAGATGAAGAATGTGAAGA GCCGGCGCATAACTTGGAGCTCAATGAAGGTGGAAAATCGTCAACCACGCACCTTAGGCAGGTTGATGGACGCAATTATAAAAG GGAAACAGACTTGCTGAGGCAGAATCCATTGCGCAATTTCCCTTCTAACAGCTTCCGATGA
- the LOC101208972 gene encoding splicing factor U2af small subunit B, with translation MAEHLASIFGTEKDRVNCPFYFKIGACRHGDRCSRLHNRPTISPTLLLSNMYQRPDMITPGVDAQGQPIDPRKIQEHFEDFYEDIYEELGKFGEIESLNVCDNLADHMIGNVYVQFREEDQAAAALQALQGRFYSGRPIIADFSPVTDFREATCRQYEENNCNRGGYCNFMHVKMIGKDLRRKLFGRYRGYRASRSRSRSLSPRNRKEHDRRERDYRDRDYRGNGRSKERHDRDGGRRRQGSPRRSRSRSPVIVREGSEERRARIEQWNREREEKQ, from the coding sequence ATGGCTGAACACTTGGCCTCAATATTTGGCACCGAGAAGGACCGTGTCAACTGCCCTTTCTATTTCAAGATCGGCGCCTGCCGCCATGGAGATCGCTGCTCTCGCCTCCACAACCGCCCTACTATTTCCCCTACTCTTCTCCTATCCAACATGTACCAGCGCCCCGACATGATCACCCCGGGCGTTGATGCTCAGGGCCAGCCCATAGATCCCCGAAAGATTCAGGAACACTTCGAAGATTTCTACGAAGACATTTACGAGGAACTTGGCAAGTTCGGTGAGATCGAGAGCCTTAATGTCTGTGATAATCTCGCCGACCACATGATTGGAAATGTCTACGTTCAGTTTAGGGAGGAGGACCAGGCTGCCGCCGCACTCCAAGCCTTGCAAGGGCGGTTTTACTCAGGTCGACCCATTATCGCAGATTTTTCTCCCGTAACTGATTTCCGCGAAGCCACGTGCCGCCAGTACGAGGAGAATAATTGCAACCGAGGGGGATATTGCAATTTTATGCACGTAAAGATGATTGGGAAGGATTTGAGAAGGAAGCTGTTCGGTAGGTACCGGGGATATAGGGCGAGCCGGAGCAGGAGTAGAAGTTTGAGTCCGCGGAACCGGAAAGAGCACGATAGGCGTGAAAGGGATTACAGAGACCGTGACTATCGCGGAAACGGACGGAGCAAGGAGCGTCATGATAGGGATGGGGGAAGGAGAAGACAAGGTAGCCCCAGACGAAGCCGAAGCCGAAGCCCTGTCATTGTGAGAGAAGGTAGCGAAGAGCGACGTGCCCGTATTGAACAGTGGAACCGAGAAAGGGAGGAGAAGCAGTGA
- the LOC101208728 gene encoding pyrophosphate--fructose 6-phosphate 1-phosphotransferase subunit alpha, protein MDSDYGIPRQLSDLQKIRSLYQPDLPPCLQGTAVRVEFGDGTTAVDPADAPTVSRAFPHTYGQRLAHFLRATAKVPDAQIITEHPAIRVGVVFCGRQSPGGHNVIWGLHDALKVHNPNSILFGFLGGSEGLFSQKTLEITDDILTTYKNQGGYDLLGRTKDQIRTKEQVNAALKTCLDLKLDGLVIIGGVTSNTDAAQLAETFAEAKCPTKVVGVPVTLNGDLKNQFVETNVGFDTICKVNSQLISNVCTDALSAEKYYYFIRLMGRKASHVALECTLQSHPNLVILGEEVAASKLTLFDLTTQICDAVQARAQQDKYHGVILLPEGLIESIPEIYALLKEIHSLLRQGVLVDKISSQLSPWASALFEFLPPFIRKQLLLHPESDDSAQLSQIETEKLLAHLVEAEISKRLKEGTYKGKKFNAICHFFGYQARGSLPSKFDCDYAFVLGHVCYHILAAGLNGYMATLTNLKNPVNKWRCGAAPIAAMMTVKRWAQNPGSSSIGKPAIHPATVDLKGKAYELLRQNANQFLMDDLYRNPGPLQFDGPGADAKPVSLCVEDQDYMGRIKKLQEYLDKVRTIVKPGCSQEVLKAALSVMASVTDVLSVMSSSSFSGKASLEG, encoded by the exons ATGGATTCTGATTACGGCATTCCTCGTCAACTCTCCGATCTTCAGAAAATCCGATCTCTCTACCAACCTGACCTTCCTCCTTGTCTTCAG GGAACAGCGGTCAGGGTTGAATTCGGGGATGGCACTACAGCTGTGGATCCTGCTGATGCCCCTACCGTTAGTCGGGCCTTTCCCCACACTTACGGTCAGCGATTGGCTCACTTTCTCAGGGCGACTGCTAAAGTCCCTGATGCTCAAATTATTACTGAACATCCAGCCATCCG GGTGGGAGTAGTTTTTTGTGGAAGGCAATCCCCTGGAGGTCATAACGTCATTTGGGGGCTTCATGATGCTCTCAAAGTCCACAACCCAAACAGTATATTGTTTGGATTTCTGG GTGGTTCTGAAGGTTTATTTTCCCAGAAAACTCTTGAGATCACCGATGACATTCTTACAACATACAAAAATCAAG GTGGTTATGATTTATTGGGACGAACCAAGGATCAAATTCGAACTAAGGAGCAGGTTAATGCTGCACTGAAAACGTGCTTAGATTTGAAACTGGATGGTCTTGTCATAATTGGCG GAGTGACGTCAAATACTGATGCTGCTCAACTTGCTGAAACCTTTGCGGAAGCTAAATGCCCCACCAAG GTTGTAGGAGTTCCCGTTACTTTGAATGGCGATCTCAAGAACCAGTTTGTTGAAACAAATGTTGGTTTTGACACCATATGCAAG GTCAATTCTCAGCTAATCAGCAATGTATGCACTGATGCCCTGTCTGCAGAGAAG TACTACTATTTCATTCGACTCATGGGCCGGAAAGCATCCCATGTTGCTTTGGAGTGCACTCTTCAATCTCATCCGAATTTG GTTATTCTTGGTGAGGAGGTAGCTGCATCAAAACTTACTCTTTTTGATTTGACGACACAGATATGTGATGCTGTTCAGGCTAGAGCACAACAAG ACAAGTACCATGGGGTCATCTTACTGCCTGAAGGGCTTATTGAAAGTATTCCTGAAATCTATGCCCTTTTGAAG GAAATTCACAGTTTACTCAGGCAAGGAGTTCTGGTTGATAAGATTTCTTCCCAACTCTCTCCTTGGGCATCAGCGCTATTTGAATTTCTGCCACCTTTCATCAGGAAGCAG TTGCTACTTCATCCCGAATCAGACGATTCTGCTCAGTTATCTCAG aTTGAGACGGAGAAACTTCTGGCACATCTTGTGGAGGCTGAAATTAGCAAGCGTCTG AAAGAAGGGACTTATAAGGGGAAGAAATTCAATGCAATTTGCCACTTCTTTGGTTACCAGGCTCGGGGATCTTtaccttcaaaatttgattgcGACTATGCCTTC GTTCTTGGCCATGTTTGCTACCATATCTTAGCTGCTGGTTTGAACGGTTACATGGCAACTTTAACTAACCTGAAAAATCCAGTGAACAAATGGCGCTGTGGTGCTGCCCCGATTGCA GCCATGATGACTGTGAAGCGTTGGGCTCAAAATCCTGGATCATCGTCCATTGGCAAACCAGCAATTCACCCAGCAACTGTGGATTTGAAAGGGAAAGCATACGA GCTATTGAGACAAAACGCGAATCAGTTTCTTATGGACGATCTCTATAGAAACCCTGGACCTCTTCAGTTCGATGGTCCTGGTGCTGATGCTAAGCCCGTTTCCCTTTGCGTTGAGGACCAGGATTACATGGGCCGCATCAAGAAACTACAGGAATACCTTGATAAG GTCCGAACCATCGTGAAACCAGGGTGTTCGCAGGAGGTTCTGAAAGCAGCATTAAGTGTCATGGCGTCAGTGACTGATGTCCTTTCTGTTATGTCTTCGAGTTCATTCAGCGGAAAAGCATCACTAGAAGGATAA